GCATAAAAAGCCAACTGGCGGTGTGCGGCCCGCGCACACCAGCGGCCAGTTCAGAGTTGGCCGGCGAGCAAGCCGCTCGTACGGACGAAGAAGTAGAAGACGAACAGCACGGCGAGAATCCACTGGCCGGCGTGGACGTCGCGTGCCTCACCGACGGCAGCCTTCACGAGCGGGTAGGAGATGATGCCCGCGGCGATGCCGTAGGCGATGGAGAACGTGAATGGCATCACGAGGATGGTCAGACCCGCCGGAACGGCGTGGGAGATTTTGTCCCATTGCACGTCCGCGATGTTACGGAGCATGAGCACCGCGACGACCACCAGCGCGAGGTGCGAGGCGTAGAGCGGGACGGCCGCGGCGAGTGGGACGAGCGCGAGCGAGGCGAGGAACAGGAGGCCAACCACGAGTGCAGTCATACCCGTGCGACCGCCCTCCTCGACGCCAGTCGCGGATTCGATGTACGTCGTGACCGTCGAGGTGCCGAGGATGCCGCCCGCGGTGGTGCCGACTGCGTCGGCCATGAGCGGTTTGTCGATGTCTGGCAGGTCACCATCTTCGTCGAGGAAGCCCGCCACCTGCGCGACACCCGTCAGCGTGCCTGCAGTGTCGAAGAAGTCCACGAAGAAGAACGTGAAGACGATGAGCGAGAAGGCGAGGGCGTCGACGTTCTGGAAGCCCTGGATGAATGCGCCGACGAGTGGCGTGATGTCGTAGCCTGCGGCGGAGTAGGCAATCTGGGTCGACCCGACGAGCGAACTGTCGGCGAGCGTCGTGCCCTGTGGGGCCTGGTCTGCCGGGAACGCCCGGTAGCCCATCGCGTGGGCCGCGTAGCCAGCGATGGTGGTGAGGATGATGCCGAGAATGATAGATCCGCGAACGCCGCGGGCGTAGAGCGCGAAGGTGACGAAGAGGCCGACCGCCGAGATGATGGCGACCGGGTCGGAGGCGAAAACTGGGTTGAAGGCGACGAAGGTGGCGGCGTCGCCGGTGACGACGCGCATGGCTTCGAGGCCGATGATGGCGAGGAACAGCCCGATACCGGTTCCGACGGCGAATTTGACGGGTTCGGGGAACAGCCCGATGATGAACTCACGTGCCCCGATGGCGGTGAGCGCGATGAACAAAATCCCCTCGACGACGACGGCGGCGAGCGCCGTTTGCCACGGGACGCCGAGGCCGAGGACGACGGTGAACGCGAAGAACGCGTTCAGGCCGAGGCCCGGAGCCTGCGCGAACGGCCGATTCGCGTAAAAGGCCATCACGAGCGTGGCGATGGCGGCGGAGATGAGCGTGACGACCGCAATCATCTGGAAAGTTTGTGCGTCGGTGCGCCCGGGGACGTCGATTGCGAGGTTGAGAATCGCTGGGTTGACGACGACGATGTAGGACATCGTGAGGAACGTCGTGAGCCCGGCGAGAACCTCCGTCCGGAGGTCCGTGTTGTATTCCTCGAAGCCGAAGTAATCGGCAATTGTGTCAGTTATCGCCATAATGCACGTTTAAGCACAGCGCCTGAAGTAGACTTAAGTCTTATCCAATCTTCGCCACGAAAATCAGCACAGACGTGAATACCTCACGGTTCGAGCTGGGTGAGCGCGCCGACCGGGGCTGGGGTGAGTTCGCGCGCTCGGCCAATGCCCTCCTCGCCCACGGCGATCAGCGCGAACACGCCACCCACGTCGGCGTCGGCACTCGCGGCGATGTCGAGGAGGAGTTCCTGCGTCTCGCCCGAACGAATCAGGTCGTCGACGACGAGCACGGAGTCGTTCGCGTCGATGGCCGAACTCGGGAGGTAGTAGGTGAGTTCGATGCCAGACTGGAGGCGCTGGCGGGCCTCGATGAAGTCCTCGACGGCGGTCTCCTTCGACTTCTTCGCGTAGGCGAGCCGTGCGCCGAAGTAACTCGCCATCGCGGCGGCGAGCGTGATGCCGTCGGTGGCGGCCGTGAGCACCACGTCGGGCGTTTCGAATTCGAAGGCATCTGCGGCGATTGGGGCGACGAGGTCCAAGAAGGACTGGTCGAAGACGACGCCGGAGTTGTCCACGTAGCCTTCGTCGTCCACCCGGATGCGAGAGTGTAGTTCGCGGGCGAGTTCCTCGCGGCCGACGCCGCCGACGACTTCGCGGGCGCGTTCGACGCCGGGGAGGACGTGGCCGTTGACGTAGCGATTCAGGTCACCGGCGGGGAGGCCGGTGAGGTCGGCGAGCTCGTCGTAGGTCCGACTCTGCTTCAGCATTCGCAAGACGGCGACTGCCTGCAACTGGATGGCGGCTTTCTCCGCTCGATTCATGCCCTGTACCTCACGTTTGCACAGTTATGAATACATCGATGGATTGTCGTGCTGGAAGTAACCATTGACGTGCATTAGCACGGCGGCGTCGTGTTACGGGAGAAGAACGAAGAGCGGTGCGGTTGCGGTGTGGAAGCTGTCCAGTGTAACACCCGAACGTGAGCGAAGCGAGCGTTCGGTTTTTTCGGGCGCGTTTTTGCAACGAGCGGTTCGTCGAAGGCGAACCCGAGTTGTAAAAAGGTGCGTTACCAGGGTTCGTTCTTCAGTCCAAGAACGTAGGCGATTACGTTCGTGAGGATGTGGAGAACCGGCGTGAGGATGAGCACGGTCACAATGACGGGGAGGGTGAACGTCTGTCTGAACCAGCCGGTTGCGACGAGGAAGGTGAGCAGGAGCGCCACGACGACGAAGTCGAGTTGGTCAAGCAGGGGGAAAGCGGCCCCG
This sequence is a window from Haladaptatus sp. QDMS2. Protein-coding genes within it:
- a CDS encoding phosphoribosyltransferase family protein encodes the protein MNRAEKAAIQLQAVAVLRMLKQSRTYDELADLTGLPAGDLNRYVNGHVLPGVERAREVVGGVGREELARELHSRIRVDDEGYVDNSGVVFDQSFLDLVAPIAADAFEFETPDVVLTAATDGITLAAAMASYFGARLAYAKKSKETAVEDFIEARQRLQSGIELTYYLPSSAIDANDSVLVVDDLIRSGETQELLLDIAASADADVGGVFALIAVGEEGIGRARELTPAPVGALTQLEP
- a CDS encoding NCS2 family permease yields the protein MAITDTIADYFGFEEYNTDLRTEVLAGLTTFLTMSYIVVVNPAILNLAIDVPGRTDAQTFQMIAVVTLISAAIATLVMAFYANRPFAQAPGLGLNAFFAFTVVLGLGVPWQTALAAVVVEGILFIALTAIGAREFIIGLFPEPVKFAVGTGIGLFLAIIGLEAMRVVTGDAATFVAFNPVFASDPVAIISAVGLFVTFALYARGVRGSIILGIILTTIAGYAAHAMGYRAFPADQAPQGTTLADSSLVGSTQIAYSAAGYDITPLVGAFIQGFQNVDALAFSLIVFTFFFVDFFDTAGTLTGVAQVAGFLDEDGDLPDIDKPLMADAVGTTAGGILGTSTVTTYIESATGVEEGGRTGMTALVVGLLFLASLALVPLAAAVPLYASHLALVVVAVLMLRNIADVQWDKISHAVPAGLTILVMPFTFSIAYGIAAGIISYPLVKAAVGEARDVHAGQWILAVLFVFYFFVRTSGLLAGQL